The Triticum aestivum cultivar Chinese Spring chromosome 7B, IWGSC CS RefSeq v2.1, whole genome shotgun sequence genome window below encodes:
- the LOC123161083 gene encoding uncharacterized protein: MTSATAPVMKVSGSKVERYLQSVVMDMYANNRTKIRCPCTRCKEGVLLDPFDRGTLKAHLLMNGFMDGYTRWISEDDDEDVHMAGSNDMGLDEEMTDQHKDDGAGHGGKEESGHGGGGEEFGRGEEESGHGEEESGHGGEEVAVARQSSMLLSAVVHDPRVRDLLRKSTTSERAASREEAKLA; encoded by the exons ATGACGTCCGCCACAGCC CcggtcatgaaggtgagtggatCGAAGGTGGAGCGATACTTGCAATCCGTggtgatggacatgtatgcaaataatcggactAAGATTAGATGTCCGTGTACAAGATGCAAAgaaggagtccttttggacccttttgatcgtggcactttgaaggcgcacctgctaatgaatggtttcatggatggctatactcgatggataagtgaagatgatgatgaggacgtccacATGGCAGGGAGTAACGACATGGGtctagacgaagagatgaccgatcaaCACAAAGACGATGGCGCCGGACATGGTGGCAAGGAAGAGTCCGGACATGGCGGCGGTGGAGAAGAGTTCGGACGCGGCGAAGAAGAGTCCGGACACGGTGAAGAAGAGTCCGGACATGGCGGAGAAGAGGTGGCGGTCGCGCGGCAGTCTTCGATGCTACTAAGTGCAGTCGTGCACGACCCTCGTGTTCGAGACCTCCTTCGCAAGAGTACGACtagcgagagagctgcttctagagaggaggccaagctggcgtAA